One stretch of Streptomyces sp. NBC_01142 DNA includes these proteins:
- a CDS encoding DUF5326 family protein, with the protein MREIFAGMPWWVKWVAVPVIALVVFGGLIASIVGFVMKLLFMALVFVALVGGLVFVVRMFTTSSGSRSDW; encoded by the coding sequence GTGCGGGAGATCTTCGCGGGAATGCCGTGGTGGGTGAAGTGGGTCGCGGTGCCCGTTATCGCGCTGGTCGTGTTCGGGGGACTGATCGCGAGCATTGTCGGCTTTGTAATGAAGCTGCTCTTCATGGCCCTGGTTTTTGTCGCCCTCGTCGGCGGACTTGTCTTCGTCGTACGGATGTTCACGACATCTTCCGGCTCGCGCAGCGACTGGTAG
- a CDS encoding cupin domain-containing protein, which translates to MKAFRLDELEAERAANDGAYLQFLRERNMSVGLYALEAGEIDPQLPHRQDEVYFVVSGRAAITVGMETTQVGRGSVVYVPAGEPHKFHHITEDLRVMVVFSPPES; encoded by the coding sequence ATGAAGGCATTCCGACTGGACGAGCTGGAGGCGGAACGCGCCGCCAACGACGGTGCGTATCTGCAGTTCCTGCGTGAACGGAACATGTCGGTCGGGCTGTACGCACTGGAGGCCGGCGAGATCGATCCGCAGTTGCCCCACCGCCAGGACGAGGTCTACTTCGTCGTCAGCGGCCGCGCCGCGATCACGGTGGGGATGGAGACGACGCAGGTGGGGCGGGGCAGCGTGGTGTATGTCCCGGCGGGAGAGCCGCACAAGTTCCATCACATCACCGAGGATCTGCGGGTGATGGTTGTCTTCTCTCCCCCCGAGAGCTGA